The genomic DNA TCACACTGAAGCTTCCATATTACATGAGTGATGGCGCTACAATCTAGATCTGAAGTCCTGTATTATGGCTCCATAGTTATAAAGGATTGGAAAAACAGCTGTTTTCTAGAATACGATGGCGCCATCCTCTGttcatgtctggtattgcagctctgctctATAGCAGAGAATATAatggagctgcagtaccacatctAGCCTGtagccaataggtggcgctgttttATATTCTATCCTGTACAACTTGATGGCAAGTGTTTAtttccccccccaccccacccaatTTCCACATTCTTTATTAAGCCGAGGTGTAGATGGGGTGCAGCATTGTGCCTTGTATATAGGGTAATGGGTAACTCATTGCTTTACCTGTTGGGGTGCAAATAAACTATGACCCCATAACGCCATTGGAAGAAAGACTttttttgtgtgtggggggggggggggttattttcTAAAGAAAGAGGCATAATCTTGGCCACATACCACAGTGTCTTTGACAATTTGGGGTCTTTATAAATATACTTGTGTTTGTAGCCCAACTCCGAAGGGTACAAGACCAATTTCACGTGTCTGGGGTGACGAGAGTTCACGGCAATTTCATGGAgctggaaaaaaagacaaaaccaTTATATCTGTATGTTTAAAAGGCTtgtcaatgataaaaaaaaaacaacaaaaaaaaaaaaaaacgaaaacaaaACATTGCTGCTCTTTCCAAAAACTGCGCCACACCCTCTCAACAGGTTGGCAGCGGTATTACAGCTCAGCTTCATTTAAGTTAAtagggctgagctgcaataccaggtgCAACCTGTGCACTGTTGTGGCGCTGTTTTTGGGAAGAAGATGGACATTTGTAACCTATGTTAATGAGATTTGGTCTCCAGACAGGTGGTCCGCAGTGACAGAGTAGCAGACATGGCCAGTTTTTCCAATGACTTAAAGAGAATAAGACTGGGATCAATAAAGACTAAGACATTGGTATTAGAGGGCCATTCGTTGTTACCTATAAGCAATGCCCACTTTTAGACAGACCCTTTAATTGGGGGGACTCCTATAGGATCTGTATGGGCAAAAGGTGCCCCCTTCGTCCCGCCCCTGCCAATTACCGGTCCCAATGAATCTTAACATGATGGAGACCAGTCAATTCTGTTCCTTCTTGGGCAGTTACGCCCTGTCCCTCCCGGCTTACCTCTTTCCCCATTGATGAGGGCACCACGTGGTCATCCTCTGCATGCAGAATCAGGAGGGGGCTGCTCAGCATTTTAATACTGAAGGGAAACGATATTTTATGTAAATCAACCAAATATTTTATGGCTGGAGAAGATACGCCGATGTGTAGTAGTCTCCTAGTATAGTAATTGTGCTACTTCATGCACTAGAAATAGCGCCACTCTAGTATACAGGTGATTTCTGGTATTGCAGCATCCAATAAATAGGGCTAAACTGCAATAGCAGACCTGGCCTATGACTATGGGAGGGGTAACAGTTCCTTTTCTATATTAAAAAGGACCTGTCACTTTCCCTAAGCATGCTGTTTGTTTTTTCcttgtgtaaatgccgctgttctcctgaatccggcgtagtttttcttttcttcctgcgcctctctattcctgagatatggcctcttcttTGCAGTATGTAAattttgtcttaaggaggggtggtcTTTCATACTTTGTGGACCACTCCCACTTGGCTatcaagactagatttatatactaAGTAGAAAAGGTCATATCTcaagaacggagaggcgcaggaacaaaagaaaaacatcaccGAATTCAGAAGAAGAGCGGCATTTAttccaggttaaaaaaaaaaaaaatcaaatagacAGGTCCCAAAATTTTCAAACAGCGCACCACACTTCTGTACCTGCCGTGCACACCTCATATGGTGGACTCACCTTTGTCCAGGAAAAAACAAAATCGCATGTTTAGGGCAAGTAACGGGTCCTTTTATTGTTCTCCGACATTTTTTTATCCGTGTTTTTATTAATAGACTTTAATTTTAGCTAGGCATGTTATATCTGATGTTGGGAGCACTTACTTCTCATCGCTGGGAAACACAATATTATCCAGCGCCATGGTGTCCAGAAAAAAATACTCAAATCCTGGGAAAATGTGATAGATCTGAAGGGAGAGGGTGgaaggaaatagaaaaaaataatgttaGATTTCTCATAGAAGTCTATGGTGGGACGGCCAGGGCTCAATGGAGACTTTTGGTCCCGATTCTATGACCTAATTTCATATGGAGGGATAGAAATCTCCATGAACTGAGTCACTGTCGTCCTAGTCTTAAAGGGACGGGGAAAGACCATTCTAGGGAAATTCACTGTCCCCCATTATTCTGACTGTGCAGCCGACACTCACCTTCCCAAGGGGGTGAAACGCGCCGGCGTCTCTGATATTGGTGTACGGGGCCTCCAGGATCACGGCATCGGCTGGATTACCTGCCAGATAACAGCAATTTAATAATCTAGTTGGGTTTATTTCATGGGGTTCACGTACTTTTTCAGGGCTACATGGTCAATGCCATAACTTGAAAAGGGCCACCATAAAACTTGATCATCTTTGCTGTCAGTGAAGCACTATAATGGATGCACCCGTCTCATTCCTTTGGATGAGAGGTTCTCATTCAGTGACTGCAAGCAGTGATCTTGAAAAATCGAAGGATAACTCACCCTTTTCTTGTAATTTCCTGGCTGCATTTGTGGCTATGCtgtaattaatgaaaaaaaaaataaaaaattagtatCTGATCCTGGGAAAGTCAATGCAGTAACTCATACGTGCCAACTTTGTGTCCTCAAAAAATTTTGCGCTCCTTTTTTAAAGAAAACTACTACTGAGAATATTCCTGGTCCCTCTGGCTATAGGATTGAATGACGAAGGACAAGAAGCTTTTTGGACGTTTTGGGCTTTTTATTTGGGAACAATGAGGGTCCTCATTCTatgactgcaagcagagatcttgataaCCAGATGTAGTCACTTACCCAGTCCCCAGCGAATGTCCCCAGAGACACACGGGGTTTCCTCGGCTCCGAGTCTTCACCCACTCGTACAAGAAGATGGCGTCGTCGGTCACCCCCTCCTcactgggctggccggtggagtcaGCAAAACCTGCACAGTCAGAACAGGTCATAATAAACCTACAGAGGTCAGCACCTGAGAGGGTTAATCTCCAACAGAAACTGACCAACCTCTGTAGTCCAGAGACAAGACATGGAAGCCGGCGCTGCTGAGGACCTGCAAGAGATTCCACAAGTGGTCAGCAGGGGGCGTCTGCAGAGCATGAGCATAATGCTGCCAAcactactgtatgtacacagtggggTGTAGTGTATAGATACAGGTGGTCACTGATGGACAACAAAATCTATAACATCATGCTTAGCATTCCAATCAACAGCTAATGATacggttagggtactttcacacttgcgttgttttccttcagttgcaatccgccattttggaaaacagcggaatccgttaacggattccgctgcttctcatagacttgtatgtacGACGGATTGccagtgatggacctgcgttgcttccgcggaaggaacgcagctgtgaacgtttttttgagcagcgcaatgcgtaggatttcgctgcgcatgctctctctggctccctgcacacgtaaccagggtacacatcgggttactaagcaatgcgctttgcctagttacccgatatttacccttgctacgggtgcaaggagccagcgctaagcggtgtacgctggtaaccaaggtaaatatcgggtaaccaagcaaaatgctttgcctagttacccgatatttaccctggctacgtgtgcagggagcccgacacttccccgctcggctccgccccctcccgcagcccgcatgtacaaacacacacacgtccccagccatgcagttcccgcgacactgacgtcctcagcgccatggccctgctcggctccacccaccttgcactccaccccccgcacacattcttgacggctgaacgatcagctgatcgttcacaatagtctgccgccggtaaaactgtgaggctatgtgcgcacgtgtgcgctctgcaccgcacagaaaaggtgcgcttcagagcgcagctgaacagctgcgttctgaagcgcatggtgccagcagagaacgtgcgctctgcatgctgcctctccctatagacagcatgcaaaccgcacgaaagaagtgacatgtcacttcttagaacgcagcgattcgggcagcagccgaagcgctgcgttctaatatgccacgtgcgcacggcccctgcacaatctccatagattgtgcaggggacgcaggacgcatgcagttacgctgcagtgcagaacgcagcgtaactgcatgtaatacgcacacgtgcgcacataccctaaagaagaaaaaaaaaaatccaatgttttgtacgatccgttgcatccgttgtgccactaaatgcaacacatccgttgcatccatcacacaacgcaatgcaatggatgccattcaacgcaagtgtgaaactagccttacatacAATGCCATTCTTAAAGGGGTGATCCAAAGGCAAAGtcattttcattctaaatccctttCTTTTTAGTACCATAAGCTAAAATATTGTCTACTTTACATttacattaaaaattccctactgcTCCCCAACTAATTTTCCCATCTTCCTgtatgatgacgctttgtttgagactCTCATTGAATCCTGAGATACTCAAACTAAGCGTCATCAGGGGACACATGTCTGAGAGGTGGACATTCCCCTTCTATGACTCCCACCTGTCAAATTGTGGTCTTTTCCCCCTTTTTTGCATGTGACAGCCCTCTACATTCTAGTTTATGAGCTGCTGAGTATTTCACACCATGAAGAAAGCCATACTCCCTCCAAAGTGCCCCACAGGGTCAGGAGACCCTTATTCTTCCGGTACATGGAGCTATACATGGCACGATTAGTACCTAGTCATCCCTGTGTAGGGTGTCATGGGGCAGCAGTCATGGGTGAGGGATGACTCTGGCATGCTACATGAAACATCTGGCCCTGGTTGGGCGTGTGGAGTTGGGCCATGTGGGCTGGGAACCCATATAGGCCACAGACGTAGGCTGGCCAAGACCGGATGATGACTCACTCTCACAGATCTTTTCAAACAACAGTTTACTCAACGCTTCATCCGTTGAACGTCACACTCCATGTagtgggcacatatcttccagcatggTACAGTTTTGCATGTTCAGAAACAGTCCAAGTTCCCCGGGGTGCTTCATATTTTACTTGTGCTGTTAGTCCCAGAGATACAGTAGAGTTTATAGCTTATGGGCCCGGCCACTAAAGTCCTGTCCTTTGGCTCCTGTTCTCTCGGACCACTCAGTTTGAGGATCGGTCTCTCATTTTAATGCTGTTCACACTGTGTCTCTGTCAGCACTCGAGGTTCTCGCTATCTCGTCTTCCGTCTCCTCTTCTTTTCCTTTGTTGCTTCAAACCACCCACTCTATGTGACCTTCTCAACCACATGTCCATCACTCTCGCTCACTAGGTCTTCACTGACTCCTCCAGAGTGAACCATCACTTTCCCCTTACACCTGACCCCTACaaggtgggctagtcccaacacttaactgttgcTGACCCTACAGTCCAACAAGTGCTATGCTACACAACAAGGAGGAGAACTGGATAGGATCTAAAGCTGAAGACTACGTGGCACGTCAGGCATATCAGCAAGAGGGTGCCGGTGGATGGGAAgcccatgatgatgatgatgatgatgatgatgaatgtgTTGGCACAAGGTACTGTAAGTATCAGGTTGCACATGTCGGATGTCTGCCCCATAGTCTAatatataagaaaatcctccaaGAGTGGACTCTCACCTTCATGAGCTGGACTCGGTGATCGACGGCCCTGAGGGAAGAGAAAAAGGACAATGACGTGAGCTCTGTACTCCTCTCCATATTACTGTGATCGTCAATCTgcactccccatcatctgtgcaggtaacagaaactactgttctctgttatcagccattttggtGAGAGGAGAAGCTGACCATAAGGGGGAAAGATTACATAGATCGATACAGACAATTTTACATCCCGATTCCTCAGAACTCTGTAAGGAATGAGCGCCTCGTGCCTCTGTTTTTTGACACTCTAGATGGCCTCAGTGTTTTCCCTCCATGACGGGCCATTATATGATTTCTCAGAGGAGTGTAATCACGGTCCCCTTATTATGGATGAGTCTAATcacctggttcctccattaccatgGAGATAAATGATGACCGGATTGTCGTCCGCGAGTGCTCGCTCATACCAGCGCTGGTCCTTGTCTTTGGCCTCGTCTCCCCTGCTGGCGGGCAGCGTGTGCCTACAAGAGATGAGAACGGCATAATTAATAGGGGGCTCAGAGCGGACGTCTCCCCCTGATTGTCGCATCATTAGGTAACTGCATACTAATAGCTCTGGAGGATTCTCAGCCTAATGGCAGAGCCGGGTGCTTCATACAGGGCAGTCACCACCCACCCCGAATATACAGGGGCACATTGGAGACCAGAGGCCGGGtgtacgtgtgacgccctgggcaagccaggggtcacaggtcacaacaccaccacacaccccacatccctgcaggaacaccaaggtcagaacacaaatccttgttgccttcctccaggggctgatgttcacaccagggggtggagccaggcggttggtctccacccaccgaggagtacacagtcctggaggcgggaaaaccaggcagtttagctcaggcagggcTGGAGTGAGATgagttgagagttgaaagtgtgaggagtaaacagttgaGTTGTAGTTGGAGAAGGAAGTGATagagaagcgtgctccgaaagggccgggacaggctgttagtgaggaaggggccagaggtagccggggcagggtagtggcccgccggtacctagggtgacccggatcactgcaggggagtggactccccgttcccggctgaggagaaagaggaagagagtggagagagaggcacctggctgcagggaaagaacaggagctgctgcaccgtgtgtgggacacgaacaccccccgtaccgaaggctgcggacaccggcaattcctagtttaccagtgactgtgtgaaatacttgtgagtacgcccgtgccctcgggcaccgcaccgcagcactgcaccctgctTATCCCTgaacgggccctgggaccaactacccctacccacggaggggttaacatccaaagctgcaaCCCAACACCTTCCTCGGGAGTCCCGCACctacatcgcagcggtggtgtccaccatcatcacaacccgtgggtggcgtcacggacaatctcccttacccaatcccctttttactgtggagcctgggatcacagaccgggtcacgccaccgtgatacccacagaagtgactccgtggcccagatctgagtaccccttatccctgggcgacacatttggcgtcacgaacaggatcctaccgttctaccgattggtggaagtgcgccttgtgtgactgccggaggtgtccggctggaaaatttcagaagccgccatctttggcgcgaaaagtccccgctcgagcgtcttcgagtagtggaggcgcgaaggccaaaaccccgccccgatagagggggagccggaaaaaggctaagggggacacggatggagaaatggcggcgtcctcgaattggagtgcgggaatacccgccactggagtacccaagctctgggggaaaacgaggaggagtagcttttgaggactgcggcccgggtgagctccccgccgggaccgctgcgtggctggagcgggaattgggcaggttctgcgtgaaggtgagggcgcagagcctgcagcagttgatggattggaaggcagagatgcgcagaatggttgccgtagtgggcgcccgtgagcaaggggccgctgcagccgtaccgcgtcgcgatcagtccacccaaaccccggaaccagccctgattgagtgggagacggatatCAGCACCGCGACCGGGGGTCCGGAGGGAGTGctgttgatggaggaggaggtcccaAGTGCGTTGCCTCCGCTCccaacggctgtcagtggtttggGGTTGAGCTGCCAATGgagggagaaccccatgtaccgctcgctccctgagtgggccgaccccctgcggtggtagccgcttccAAGGGAGCGGAGTCCCGCTgcagtagtccccgttgggaccaccagtgtgtttgtttaaaagtttgaaaatgatgataagtgaGATGGAACCGAGAAAGTAACCTGATTAtcctaccgtgatttgcaaccggccgttgccggcacagttgtccccgtggggaccgtttgaaaaatttgttttgcataggaactcctatggacaagcccgtgaacttgcagggcaaccacaaacgttagtggcttgtaaataataggtttttgttgcaactgccaccgtaccgcctccggagaggcaggttggagggagggcccgcagcagagccggctggggcccagccaccacaggaaccggtggctaccctctggaggggaaggacagatcccgctcgggtaatttggttcaggactggggtcaaggggtgctgcctgtttcttaggggcagcatcagggccaggttacttgggtgggagagagcggcagccgcaaccgtttattaccgtaacgtttaataaaagtgcctcccgttgtgggatgatgttattttacatgtattgtatggttttatctttttcagaaaaaagaaaaaaaaaaaaaaagaaaaaaaaaaaaggaaaataaaaccggtgttggacgggcagcccgaggacggtctgcgttttgctaagggggaatgtgacgccctgggcaagccaggggtcacaggtcacaacaccaccacacaccccacatccctgcaggaacaccaaggtcagaacacaaatccttgttgccttcctccaggggctgatgttcacaccagggggtggagccaggcggttggtctccacccaccgaggagtacacagtcctggaggcgggaaagccaggcagtttagctcaggcagagctggagtgagatgagttgagagttgaaagtgtgaggagtaaacagttgaGTTGTAGTTGGAGAAGGAAGTGATcaagaagcgtgctccgaaagggccgggacaggctgttagtgaggaaggggccagaggtagcctagccggggcagggtagtggcccgccggtacctagggtgacccggatcactgcaggggagtggactccccgttcccggctgaggagaaagaggaagagagtggagagagaggcacctggctgtagggaaagaacaacaagggctgctgcaccgtgtgtgggacactaacaccccccgtaccgaaggctgcggacaccggcaattcctagtttaccagtgactctgtgtgaaatacttgtcagtacgcccgtgccctcgggcaccgcaccgcagcactgcgccctgcctatCCCTgaacgggccctgggaccaactacccctacccacggaggggttaacatccaaagctgcatcccaacaccttccccgggagtcccgcaccttcatcgcagcggtggtgtccaccatcaccacaacccgtgggtggcgtcacggacaatctcccttacccaatcccctttttactgtggagcctgggatcacagaccgggtcatgccaccgtgatacccacagaagtgactccgtggcccggatctgagtaccccttatcccagggcgacacatacGCAACTACGGAGACCTCATCATGGCGTACACATCTGGGCTCTGCCAAATGTCCAAAAATTCCAGAACAGTCTGTAACAATAAGGCACGAAATAATAACTAAGACGCGCCTTGATTTTTTTGTGGAGCTGAAGTAATTTACAGATTATATAAACTAATTCCACATTTGACAGGGACTGCAGAGGAGGCTCAGAACTGCGGGCGGAGGACAACGGGCACAGAGGCAGAGGGATTTATCATGGCTTCCAAAGTGTccacaaaaaatattgtctgtgATTTATAATCTGTCCACAAAAAATAGAAAGTCAAGTTGGCAATCTATatagacggacggacggacggacggacggacggagggacggacggacgggtggatggacggatggatggatagatagaagggtgggtggatggacggatggagggatggacggatggatggatagatagaagggtggatgggtggatggatagaagggtggatggatggatggaagggtggatggatggatggatagaagggtggatggatggatggatagaagggtggatggatggatggatagaagggtggatggatggatggaagggtgGATAGAAGGGTGGATGGATAgaagggtggatggatggatagatagaagggtagatggatggatagatagaagggtggatgggtggatggatagaagGGTGGATGGATAGAAGGGTGGATGGATAGAAGGGTGGATGGATAGAAGGGTGGATGGATAGAAGGGTGGATGGTAGATGGAGGAAGAAATGGAGGCATGGACAGAGGAATCTAAcagtggacagatggatagatggatggatagatagatagatggtcggATGGACAGACAGACGGATGGACTGAAGGGTGGATGAATAGATGGAAGGTTGgattgagggatagatatagagatggatagttatggatggatagacagacagaaggACGGACGGGTGAATGGATAGAAgggtagatggatagaaggatggatggagggatagatatatggatcTAGCACTGGTTACTGACCAGATCCCCAAGGTGACTCCATCTTCTGAGGTCAGATAGAAGTTTATTGTGAGATTCACGACTTCTCCCGGATTCTTCAAGTCAACAAACAGCGGGACTTTTACTATGAAGAAAATAAATCTGTGATTAGTGCAGAGAGACAGGAGCTCCGGGGGTCCGCGGTCCTGACTGATGGTCCCCCCAGCTGTCCCCCCGCTGTGTGCCCCCTGTACGCTGTCTACAGTGAAGGCTTCCTCACCACACTTCAGGCACAATCTTGAGACTTACCCATATTTAAGTAAACCACTTTGCTCAACAGCGCGGGGAAGAGTCTAACGATAAACGGGACACAAATATAAATGGCGGCGAGCGTTATCGCACACGACTTCAGGAAGGACAAGACACGGGAAGACCGCCTGAAAAAGAAGAGCGCGAGTTACAATATATTACATCATGTCTGCGGTGGAGACATCACTGCCCGTGTCTGACACTTCTGTGATCAGTGACTTCAGGTCAGCTGCATTGTCTATTTGAGTCTGTGGCTGCCTGAAAACCAGTGCTCTGcttgtcctccatgctgcacactgcaGCACAGCTTGTCCTTCGGCTCAGCAGGAAGGACGGACAGGCAGAACTCGTGTGTTACGTTATGGAAGTGACATAATTGGAGATAAGAATGAAACCTTAAGGTTGAGGAACTGAAATAACCTTTGGCGCACATGTGACAGGCGTGTGACCCGTCGGCCCGGTGTTGTAATATGTGTCGTGCACTTTAGCCATTTTTTATACACTTGACCTCATCACTTCGCTATTTGGTTTGGCACTACCCTAGATAATGCCCTGAGGAATTGTATTATTAGCAATTGTCCTGTATAATGTGCTGTGGGTGCGAGTTTGATAATTATCCAAATGAGGAATCACATCCCCCAGCACAGAATAGATAAGCAATAACCGGCATTATCACGCATGTACCGGGATCTACAGGTGTAACACAGGTTTCGGCAGTAATTGCACTTTTCTATCCTGAATCTTTGCATATCAATCTTATTACAGCCCTCATTAACATCATTGAGAACTTTGTATTCCCACATGTAgttagctccctctggtggtgactgGGAGCAGCCGGAATGTGAATATAAAGGATTTCCGATCCCTGTGCTGACAGGACTACCATACACATCACAAGTATTTACTCATATTATCATATAACTAAATGTAACACTAAACAACTCACTGACGTAGACCACCCAGTAATCACTCCACTGCCCAAGACCACCACAGCAATAGTACGGCAGGGTTATTTAGTAGTACCATATGGCGGCTTTATTTCTAAGTATTGTATGGGagcacaacatgtgtacacaatggCAGTATGATCTATGTACGCAGTATAGTGACATTATCTCCTCAGTCTGCAGGGTCAGTTATGAGGATTGTATGGTGGCATTACAGTATGGCAGTTTTATTAATGAGAATATGTGGGATTAGTTATTTGTACAGTATGACCCTAGCAGTATTATGTATGAAGACTAGATGATGGCATTAGTTCAGAAAACTGTATGGCAATGATATTTGTATGAGGGCACAAGTTATGTGTACATAATAGTAGTATAATCTATGGATAGTGTATGGTGACATTAGGGCagtgtaatttatgtaatgtataTGGCAGCACTATTTGtgagcactgtgtggtggtattatttACGTGTACAATATGGCAGTTTAACCTACAGTATGTGCACTGTATAGTGACATTTGTACAGTATGGCAGTGTCATTTATGAATACTGTATGGTAATTTTAATGTTTACAGTATAGCAGTGTCATTTATTAGTATGGTTTGGTGCATTAGTAATGTATACAATATGGCAGTGTTATGCATGAGTACTGTATGGTAGCATTACGTACGTGTACAGTATGGCAGTGTCATTTATTAGTATGGTTTGGTGCATTAATAATGTATACAATATGGCAGTGTTATgcatgagcactgtatggtggtattacgtATGTGTACAATATGGCAGTGTCAATTAGTACAGTTTGGTGCATTAGTAATGTATACAGTATTGCAGTGTCATTTATGAGCATTGTATGGTGGCATTACTTATGTGTACAGTATGGCAGTGTCAATTAGTATAGTTTGGTGCATTGGTAATGTATACAGTATGGCATTAtttatgagcactgtatggtggtcatTAGCTATGTGTACAGTATGGCAGTGTCAATTATTAGTACGGGTTAGTGCATTAGTAATGTATACAGTATGGTAGCATTAtttatgagcactgtatggtggcattacTTATGTGTACAGTATTGCAGTATCATTAATTAGTATGGTTTGGTGTATTAGTAATGTATTCAGTATGGCAGTAATGTATACAATATAGCAGCATTATTTATGAGCACTGTATGTGGCATGACTTATGTGTACAGTATGGCAGTCTCATTTATTA from Anomaloglossus baeobatrachus isolate aAnoBae1 chromosome 12, aAnoBae1.hap1, whole genome shotgun sequence includes the following:
- the LOC142257510 gene encoding lysophosphatidylserine lipase ABHD12-like, producing the protein MKRRDVSQKEVYGPQVMAESPNISKPRSRTPKPRRSSRVLSFLKSCAITLAAIYICVPFIVRLFPALLSKVVYLNMVKVPLFVDLKNPGEVVNLTINFYLTSEDGVTLGIWHTLPASRGDEAKDKDQRWYERALADDNPVIIYLHGNGGTRAVDHRVQLMKVLSSAGFHVLSLDYRGFADSTGQPSEEGVTDDAIFLYEWVKTRSRGNPVCLWGHSLGTGIATNAARKLQEKGNPADAVILEAPYTNIRDAGAFHPLGKIYHIFPGFEYFFLDTMALDNIVFPSDENIKMLSSPLLILHAEDDHVVPSSMGKELHEIAVNSRHPRHVKLVLYPSELGYKHKYIYKDPKLSKTLWAFLNAM